Within Rhodanobacter soli, the genomic segment TGCCACCAGGCGAATGGCGAAGGCCTGCCGAACGTGTTCCCGCCGCTGGCGAAGTCGGACTTCCTGGCGGCCGACCCGAAGCGGGCGATGACCATCGTGACGCACGGGCTGACCGGCAAGATCACGGTGAACGGCCACGAGTACGATTCGGTGATGCCGCCGATGGCGCAGCTGACCGACGACGAGGTGGCGAACATCCTCACCTACGTGCTGAACAGCTGGGACAACCCGGGTGGGCAGATCAGCAAGGAAGAGGTGGCCAAGGCACGGGCCGCGGCCGCGCCTGCGGCAGCAGCGGAGCACTGAGATGCGTGCACGACTGGCACTGGCCTGGCTCGGTCTGATGCTGGCGTTCCCGGCAGCGGCGGCGGACTACGTCGCCTTGCCGGGAGGCAGTTTCAACAGCGTGTTGCCGGCCGACGGCAAGGCGGCCGCGGCGCAGGTCGCGCCGTTCCGCCTGCGCACCGAGCCGGTCACCAATGCCGAGTTTCGGGCGTTCGTGAAGGCCCATCCGCCATGGCGGCGCGACCGGGTCGCGAAGATCCTCGCCGACGAACGCTATCTCAGCCATTGGGCCGGCGCCGACGTGCTGGGCGAGCAGGCCCTGCCCAACCAGCCGGCGACCCGGGTCAGCTGGTTCGCCGCGCAGGCGTACTGCGAGAGCGAGCAGGCGCGCCTGCCGAGCTGGTACGAGTGGGAGTACGCGGCCGCGGCTGATGCCACGCGCCGCGATGCCCGTGCCGAT encodes:
- a CDS encoding c-type cytochrome, with amino-acid sequence CHQANGEGLPNVFPPLAKSDFLAADPKRAMTIVTHGLTGKITVNGHEYDSVMPPMAQLTDDEVANILTYVLNSWDNPGGQISKEEVAKARAAAAPAAAAEH
- a CDS encoding formylglycine-generating enzyme family protein, with the translated sequence MRARLALAWLGLMLAFPAAAADYVALPGGSFNSVLPADGKAAAAQVAPFRLRTEPVTNAEFRAFVKAHPPWRRDRVAKILADERYLSHWAGADVLGEQALPNQPATRVSWFAAQAYCESEQARLPSWYEWEYAAAADATRRDARADPAWRESILGWYSRPSSKALPDIGGAPNVYGVRDLNNLVWEWVDDFNALMVASDSREQGDPDLLKFCGAGAISLQEKENYAVLMRIAMLSALQAADTTNNMGFRCAKPE